A window from Sphingobacterium hotanense encodes these proteins:
- a CDS encoding glutaredoxin family protein, producing MARIIKFEKNDCAPCAQVSAYLDNKGIAYETINPFDEPELAVKFKVRTVPTVIVLENDEIKNRIIGFNPAELDQIAL from the coding sequence ATGGCAAGAATCATTAAATTCGAAAAAAATGACTGTGCACCATGCGCACAGGTATCGGCATACTTAGACAACAAAGGTATTGCCTACGAAACTATTAATCCATTCGACGAGCCGGAATTAGCTGTTAAGTTTAAAGTTCGAACGGTGCCGACGGTAATCGTTTTGGAGAACGACGAGATTAAGAATCGTATCATTGGATTTAACCCTGCCGAGTTAGATCAGATCGCATTATAA
- a CDS encoding DUF2911 domain-containing protein produces the protein MKNITFLISFLLLCTLGYAQKPPMPKATMPATKMTKADKPKQVASPLDSSTVTTSDGVTINIRYGSPSLKGREIGVDLVKPGERWRTGANETTTIEFDKNVTVNGQKLPAGKYGLNTIPGEQSSTLIFNKNWQQWGTKFEEKDDVLKVEVPNETTTESLERLKITADQTGKIHLGWGTYGLSMDVKADQ, from the coding sequence ATGAAAAATATAACATTCCTAATCAGTTTTCTGCTCTTATGCACACTTGGATACGCGCAGAAACCGCCTATGCCCAAGGCAACGATGCCAGCGACAAAAATGACGAAGGCCGATAAACCGAAACAAGTTGCAAGCCCACTCGACAGTTCAACAGTGACCACCAGCGACGGCGTTACGATCAATATCCGCTATGGTAGCCCCTCATTAAAGGGACGCGAAATAGGCGTAGACCTTGTGAAGCCTGGCGAGCGCTGGCGTACGGGCGCTAACGAAACAACCACCATCGAATTTGACAAAAACGTAACGGTAAACGGACAAAAACTTCCAGCAGGAAAGTACGGTTTAAACACCATTCCGGGAGAGCAAAGCAGCACCCTAATTTTTAATAAAAATTGGCAACAATGGGGTACCAAATTCGAGGAAAAAGATGACGTCCTAAAAGTCGAAGTACCTAACGAAACTACAACAGAATCGCTAGAAAGACTAAAAATTACAGCAGACCAGACCGGAAAAATCCATCTGGGATGGGGAACATACGGACTAAGTATGGATGTAAAAGCAGACCAATAA
- the nrdI gene encoding class Ib ribonucleoside-diphosphate reductase assembly flavoprotein NrdI → MIYLYYDSRTGNVERFINKVIQVTGWTAIRIQEDTVITEPGHLVTYTTNFGKVPDKTEGFANKFAEHLYSVTSSGNRNWGRNYAIAAEKISDHYAIPLAMKFELSGTLEDINQFIDIIKNQHYDSKRGSEKLDIA, encoded by the coding sequence ATGATTTATCTATATTACGACTCACGAACAGGCAACGTGGAGCGCTTTATCAACAAAGTGATCCAAGTTACAGGCTGGACAGCTATTCGTATTCAAGAGGATACGGTAATTACTGAGCCCGGCCATTTGGTAACATATACCACCAATTTCGGCAAGGTTCCTGATAAGACCGAGGGTTTCGCGAATAAATTCGCAGAGCACCTTTACTCGGTAACATCTAGCGGTAATCGCAACTGGGGACGAAACTACGCGATCGCAGCGGAGAAGATTTCGGATCACTATGCCATTCCATTGGCGATGAAATTTGAACTTTCTGGCACATTGGAAGATATTAATCAATTTATTGACATCATCAAAAATCAGCACTATGATAGCAAACGAGGTAGCGAAAAATTGGATATTGCTTAA
- a CDS encoding gluconate 2-dehydrogenase subunit 3 family protein, whose translation MNRRTAIKQLFVVAGGMMIATSCDFTDKSTSIVLNHLKLNKADEDLLAELTESLIPKTDTPGAKDLNLHLFVMKMVDDCASPEEQKAFIEGLKGAETIKGKGLKDMQTYLAALPAEDVFFQLLKRRTIQGYLNSEYVMKNKLVYELVPGRYNGAMKVNG comes from the coding sequence ATGAATAGACGGACCGCGATTAAGCAGCTATTTGTGGTTGCAGGGGGTATGATGATTGCAACCTCCTGTGATTTCACAGATAAATCAACCAGCATCGTGCTTAATCATCTTAAACTTAATAAAGCAGACGAGGACCTCCTCGCTGAATTGACTGAATCCCTAATCCCTAAAACCGACACGCCGGGCGCTAAGGACCTCAATCTACATCTCTTTGTGATGAAGATGGTCGACGATTGTGCCAGCCCTGAAGAACAGAAAGCTTTCATAGAAGGGTTGAAAGGAGCAGAAACGATTAAAGGAAAGGGGCTAAAGGATATGCAAACCTACCTAGCGGCATTGCCCGCCGAAGATGTCTTTTTCCAACTTCTGAAACGACGTACCATTCAAGGCTACTTGAACTCGGAATATGTCATGAAAAATAAATTGGTGTATGAATTAGTGCCTGGGCGCTATAATGGGGCAATGAAAGTTAACGGATAA
- a CDS encoding GMC oxidoreductase, whose translation MANLNIDSAKERSYDAIVIGSGISGGWSAKELCEKGLKTLVLERGRDVQHIKDYPTTNLYPWQFEHRGEIPYDVKEENPVVSRCYAFREDAQHFFVKDKEHPYVQEKPFDWIRGYQVGGKSLLWARQTQRWSDFDFQGPARDGFAVDWPIRYDDLKPWYDHVERFAGISGNKDGLPELPDGEFLPGFPLNIVEKYFKEQVESKYPGRKVISARCAHLSKPNQIHLDQGRVQCQNRLLCQRGCPFGGYFSSNASTLPWAAKTGNMTLRPDSVVHSILYDDEKGKAIGVKVIDRNTKEEIDFFGKLIFVNAAALNSNLILLNSKSKRFPNGLGNDSDTLGKYVAFHNYSARISAEHEGHLDYKVDGKNPAGGGYIPRFRNLHKQETDFLRGYAAGFGAYRRSGSDQSGIGEDLKSSLLNPQLGNWGVGSHMMGETIPKASNYVALDETQKDEWGIPQLKISVDYDDNDAKMKKDYLDTMEEMFTAAGFTNIQRNESSQAPGLDIHEMGGVRMGLDPKTSMLNKWNQIHSCPNVFVTDGACMTSTSTQNPSLTYMAFSARAVDYAINELKKGNIS comes from the coding sequence ATGGCAAATTTAAATATTGATTCTGCGAAAGAACGCAGCTATGATGCTATTGTGATTGGCTCTGGAATATCAGGAGGTTGGTCTGCAAAGGAGCTATGTGAGAAAGGATTAAAAACATTGGTTCTTGAAAGAGGACGTGATGTTCAACATATCAAAGATTACCCGACTACCAATTTATATCCCTGGCAGTTTGAACATCGAGGCGAGATACCCTACGATGTGAAGGAAGAAAACCCCGTGGTTAGCAGATGTTATGCCTTCCGAGAGGATGCACAGCACTTCTTCGTGAAAGATAAGGAGCATCCCTACGTGCAGGAAAAACCATTCGATTGGATACGTGGATACCAGGTAGGAGGGAAGTCCTTGCTGTGGGCCCGCCAAACACAACGTTGGTCCGACTTTGATTTCCAGGGTCCTGCGAGAGACGGCTTCGCTGTCGATTGGCCTATCCGATACGACGACCTCAAGCCATGGTATGATCATGTAGAACGCTTTGCCGGGATCTCGGGCAACAAGGATGGCCTTCCGGAGTTGCCGGATGGCGAATTCCTCCCTGGCTTTCCCTTAAATATCGTCGAAAAATACTTCAAAGAACAGGTTGAATCCAAATACCCTGGACGCAAAGTCATATCGGCTCGTTGCGCGCATCTTTCGAAGCCTAATCAGATTCATCTCGATCAGGGACGCGTACAATGTCAGAATCGATTGCTATGTCAAAGAGGTTGCCCATTTGGTGGCTATTTCAGTTCCAATGCTTCCACGCTACCTTGGGCTGCCAAGACAGGGAACATGACGCTGAGACCAGATTCTGTTGTGCATTCCATCCTTTATGATGATGAAAAAGGAAAAGCGATCGGTGTCAAAGTGATCGACCGAAATACGAAGGAAGAGATTGATTTCTTCGGCAAGCTGATCTTTGTTAATGCTGCCGCCTTGAACAGCAACCTGATTCTCTTGAATTCCAAATCGAAGCGCTTCCCGAATGGGCTGGGCAACGATTCGGATACCTTAGGCAAATATGTCGCTTTCCATAATTACAGTGCTCGGATATCTGCAGAGCATGAAGGGCATTTGGATTATAAAGTCGACGGTAAGAACCCTGCAGGTGGAGGTTACATTCCACGTTTCAGAAATCTGCATAAACAAGAAACCGACTTTCTTAGAGGCTACGCTGCTGGCTTTGGAGCATACCGCCGCTCGGGCTCAGACCAATCCGGCATAGGCGAAGACCTGAAATCTTCCTTATTGAATCCGCAATTGGGCAATTGGGGCGTAGGATCGCATATGATGGGAGAAACGATTCCGAAAGCATCAAACTACGTTGCACTCGATGAAACCCAGAAAGACGAATGGGGAATACCGCAATTGAAGATCTCGGTTGACTATGATGACAACGACGCTAAGATGAAAAAAGACTATCTGGATACGATGGAAGAGATGTTCACGGCTGCCGGCTTCACCAACATACAGCGCAATGAATCGTCACAGGCACCAGGCTTAGATATCCATGAAATGGGAGGCGTACGTATGGGCTTAGACCCGAAAACATCGATGTTGAATAAATGGAATCAAATCCACAGCTGTCCAAACGTCTTCGTGACGGACGGTGCTTGTATGACTTCAACATCTACGCAAAACCCTTCGCTTACCTATATGGCATTCTCCGCTCGCGCAGTAGACTACGCCATCAACGAACTCAAGAAAGGCAACATCAGTTAG
- a CDS encoding alpha/beta hydrolase family protein, with the protein MKNYFLIVFLLLSTLGFAQENLSYQKPSAEILALADYQRPPAVVISPDKNWVLFLYRPTYKSLTDLGQAETRLAGLRMNAATGMPSDEVFYNDIDLRSMDGKQTFDKLNLPNNALIANLSFSPNSKKAAFTITAENGTALYVLDLATRRIDRLTREELNAVLDAPFRWNRTSDKLLVNKRVIPPVRRIDDDNVPAGPIVSTSGGQISQLRTYQDLLKTPQDEEQFVELGNSQLVWVDLQGKEEKFKDADLYVGSSISPDGNYVMVSTLKKPFSYVVPYYNFPQETNIYDLKGNLVKKVNETPLIEVMPKGFSSVRPGKRAFSWRPDKAATLSFVEAIDGGDASKAAEWRDELFNWEAPFNGSPKSLMKIADRFGGAFYGNDQYALVSSRWYDTRNVKTFLLNPTTGETKLIDDRNSQDVYGDPGKVHLDKNNFGTYSMYINKDNIYLIGDGYTKEGEFPFIDEMNLKTLKKKRLYTAKASEMQERISSVVDINKGDIIVSLQSPKDFPNYYSKNIKSGKQKAVTSIQNPFKSLEAVHKEVLNYKRKDGVELSGTLYLPAGYDKSKKEKLPLLIWAYPREYKDKATAGQSTNNPKEFTFPNYGSFVYWVSKGYAVLDNAAFPIVGEGTAEPNDTFIPQLVANAEAAIDAVDQLGYIDRSRVAVGGHSYGAFMTAHLLSNSKLFAAGIARSGAYNRTLTPFGFQSEQRNFWDNPELYVTMSPFMSADRMKTPMLLVHGAADNNPGTFTLQTERYFQALKNLGAPVRMVILPRESHGYAAKENIFHLLWEQDQFLEKYLKK; encoded by the coding sequence ATGAAAAATTACTTTCTAATAGTCTTTCTCTTGTTAAGTACGCTGGGCTTTGCGCAAGAAAACTTGAGCTACCAAAAGCCATCGGCAGAAATCTTAGCATTAGCAGACTATCAAAGGCCTCCAGCAGTAGTGATTAGCCCCGATAAAAATTGGGTACTATTCCTTTACAGACCAACTTATAAAAGTCTTACTGACCTTGGCCAAGCAGAAACTCGTTTGGCAGGTCTACGTATGAATGCTGCTACGGGTATGCCTAGCGATGAAGTATTTTACAACGATATCGATTTGCGCTCGATGGACGGAAAGCAGACTTTTGACAAGCTTAACCTCCCTAACAACGCCCTGATCGCTAACTTAAGCTTTTCGCCTAACTCTAAAAAAGCAGCATTTACTATCACTGCAGAAAATGGAACAGCGCTTTATGTATTGGATCTAGCGACACGCAGAATTGATAGATTAACGCGCGAAGAACTTAATGCGGTGCTGGACGCGCCATTCCGTTGGAATCGCACTTCGGATAAATTGCTGGTTAACAAAAGAGTGATTCCGCCCGTACGTCGCATCGATGACGACAATGTTCCTGCCGGCCCTATCGTTTCGACAAGCGGCGGTCAGATTTCCCAACTACGTACCTACCAAGATCTATTGAAAACTCCACAAGACGAGGAACAGTTCGTCGAACTGGGCAATTCCCAACTAGTATGGGTAGACCTGCAAGGAAAAGAAGAGAAGTTTAAAGACGCCGATCTATATGTAGGTTCTAGTATTTCGCCTGATGGCAACTATGTAATGGTGAGCACCTTGAAAAAACCATTCTCCTATGTGGTTCCATATTATAACTTCCCACAGGAAACGAATATTTACGACTTGAAGGGCAACTTGGTTAAAAAGGTAAACGAAACACCTTTGATTGAGGTGATGCCTAAGGGTTTCTCTTCGGTTAGACCGGGCAAACGTGCATTTAGCTGGCGTCCCGACAAAGCAGCGACCTTATCGTTTGTGGAAGCTATCGATGGGGGCGATGCAAGCAAGGCCGCAGAATGGCGCGACGAGCTATTCAACTGGGAAGCACCTTTCAACGGCTCACCCAAATCGTTGATGAAAATAGCAGACCGCTTTGGCGGCGCATTCTACGGAAATGATCAATACGCTTTGGTAAGTTCACGCTGGTATGATACCAGAAACGTGAAAACATTCTTGCTGAACCCAACGACAGGTGAAACGAAGCTAATCGACGATAGAAATAGCCAGGATGTGTATGGTGATCCTGGAAAAGTACATTTGGATAAAAACAACTTCGGAACCTATAGCATGTACATCAATAAAGACAATATCTATTTGATCGGCGATGGGTATACGAAAGAAGGTGAGTTCCCATTTATCGACGAGATGAACTTGAAGACTTTGAAGAAGAAACGTTTATATACCGCAAAGGCTTCTGAAATGCAAGAGCGTATCTCATCAGTAGTGGATATTAACAAAGGTGATATCATCGTTTCCTTACAATCGCCAAAGGATTTTCCAAACTACTACAGCAAGAATATCAAATCGGGCAAACAAAAGGCAGTAACCAGCATTCAAAACCCATTTAAATCTTTGGAAGCAGTTCATAAGGAAGTATTGAACTATAAGCGTAAAGACGGCGTGGAACTTTCCGGCACCTTATATCTTCCGGCTGGCTATGACAAGTCGAAAAAGGAGAAACTACCCTTGTTAATCTGGGCTTATCCAAGAGAATATAAAGACAAGGCGACTGCCGGACAAAGCACCAACAACCCGAAGGAATTTACATTCCCTAACTATGGTTCTTTCGTTTATTGGGTATCTAAAGGATACGCCGTTCTTGACAATGCCGCATTCCCAATCGTAGGTGAAGGTACAGCTGAACCCAATGATACGTTTATTCCTCAATTGGTTGCCAACGCCGAGGCAGCGATTGACGCCGTCGATCAACTAGGATATATCGACCGCAGCCGCGTTGCGGTAGGTGGCCACTCTTACGGCGCTTTTATGACAGCACACTTGTTGAGCAACTCAAAACTGTTTGCAGCTGGTATCGCACGTTCTGGTGCATACAACCGTACGCTAACACCTTTCGGATTCCAAAGCGAGCAACGCAACTTCTGGGATAATCCTGAGCTTTACGTAACGATGTCGCCATTTATGAGTGCTGACCGCATGAAAACACCGATGTTGCTAGTGCACGGCGCAGCGGATAACAACCCTGGAACTTTTACATTACAAACTGAACGCTATTTCCAAGCATTGAAAAACCTAGGGGCCCCGGTCCGCATGGTTATCCTACCTCGCGAATCACACGGATATGCAGCTAAGGAAAATATCTTCCACTTATTATGGGAACAAGACCAGTTTTTGGAAAAGTATTTGAAGAAGTAG
- the nrdF gene encoding class 1b ribonucleoside-diphosphate reductase subunit beta, translated as MSKQFTAVNWNTPDNDYALMFWEQNIKQFWIDTEYIPSKDIDSWKGLSWDMKECYKKALGGLTLLDTLQSHTGMPKIIDHIDSLQNKAVLSYMCMMEAIHAKSYSTIFTTVSTTNEINDVFGWVSQNKFLQYKAATIDKHYRGIDKEKVSNEELFMAMAASVLLESFLFYSGFFLPLWLCGQGQMVASADIIKKIVADESIHGVFVGLVAQEVFAKLPNKEEVKQRFLALLNDLYENEIKYTEELYTVVGLTAEVKEYVRYNGNKALMNLGFEPIFEVKQVNPIVLNGLNTETTQHDFFSKKSTNYEKSMEIVHLMNEDFAMDATVEI; from the coding sequence ATGAGTAAACAATTTACCGCGGTAAACTGGAACACACCAGATAACGATTATGCGTTGATGTTCTGGGAACAAAATATTAAGCAATTCTGGATTGACACCGAGTATATTCCTTCCAAAGATATCGACAGCTGGAAAGGTTTGAGCTGGGATATGAAGGAATGTTATAAGAAAGCATTAGGTGGTTTGACTTTATTGGATACCTTGCAATCGCATACAGGTATGCCGAAGATCATTGACCATATCGATTCTTTGCAGAACAAAGCGGTATTGTCTTACATGTGTATGATGGAAGCTATCCACGCTAAATCGTACTCTACGATCTTTACCACCGTATCGACAACAAACGAAATCAACGATGTATTCGGTTGGGTTTCGCAGAATAAATTCTTGCAGTATAAAGCGGCTACAATCGACAAACACTATCGCGGAATCGATAAAGAAAAGGTTTCTAACGAGGAGCTGTTCATGGCTATGGCAGCATCTGTATTATTAGAGTCTTTCTTATTCTACTCTGGATTCTTCTTACCGTTATGGTTATGTGGTCAGGGTCAGATGGTAGCATCAGCAGATATCATCAAGAAAATCGTTGCTGATGAGTCTATCCACGGTGTATTCGTAGGGCTAGTTGCTCAAGAAGTATTCGCTAAACTTCCGAACAAAGAGGAAGTAAAACAACGTTTCTTGGCTTTATTGAATGACTTATACGAAAACGAAATTAAGTACACTGAAGAGCTTTATACCGTGGTAGGTTTAACTGCTGAGGTAAAAGAGTATGTTCGTTATAATGGTAACAAGGCCTTAATGAACTTAGGTTTCGAGCCGATCTTTGAAGTAAAACAAGTGAACCCTATTGTATTGAACGGTTTGAATACAGAGACTACGCAGCATGACTTTTTCTCGAAGAAGTCTACAAACTATGAGAAGTCTATGGAAATCGTGCATTTGATGAATGAAGACTTCGCGATGGATGCGACAGTGGAAATTTAG
- a CDS encoding HAD family hydrolase translates to MNNFKAVLFDLDGTLIDSEYFYYSNWAPILSEDYGLSITFDDWISNFAGHTLARNVVMLNEQYKLKVDEEDMWFATRSRYAKADMRTIRLMPHAQEILELVKSKGLTTGLVTSSYKTTVDTVLGEHKLLDYFSFFVTRESVEQPKPNPEPYLLATQKLAIPSEEILVVEDTSTGCTAAKAAGLYCVAVSKQEVERERLSHADKLASSLKEVESLLF, encoded by the coding sequence ATGAATAACTTTAAAGCTGTACTATTCGATTTAGATGGTACTTTGATAGACTCTGAATACTTTTACTATAGCAATTGGGCACCGATTCTTTCAGAAGATTATGGATTAAGCATAACTTTCGACGATTGGATTTCCAATTTTGCAGGACATACCCTAGCTCGCAACGTTGTTATGTTGAATGAGCAATACAAATTGAAAGTCGATGAAGAAGACATGTGGTTTGCAACGCGTTCTAGATATGCAAAAGCAGATATGCGAACGATCAGATTGATGCCACATGCACAAGAAATATTGGAGTTAGTTAAATCGAAAGGGCTAACCACAGGGTTAGTAACCTCCAGTTATAAAACAACAGTAGACACCGTGCTCGGTGAACATAAATTATTAGATTATTTCTCGTTTTTTGTGACTAGAGAATCTGTAGAACAACCTAAGCCCAATCCAGAACCTTATTTACTGGCTACACAGAAGCTCGCTATCCCATCCGAAGAGATCCTGGTAGTAGAAGACACCAGCACAGGATGTACCGCCGCTAAAGCCGCAGGGCTTTATTGCGTTGCTGTTTCTAAACAAGAAGTCGAACGCGAACGCCTTTCTCACGCAGATAAACTTGCCTCTTCGTTAAAAGAAGTGGAAAGTTTATTGTTCTAA
- the nrdE gene encoding class 1b ribonucleoside-diphosphate reductase subunit alpha, translated as MIANEVAKNWILLNNEIMIKHDDEFSLHKDKEAVRAYFLEYVNKNTVFFYTLKEKVDYLIENNYYIDFYEWFTFEQMEEVYNYVFAKKFRFQSFMAAFKFFQSYALRDDSGEKFLERYEDRVVAVSLFLAREEGVQKAIEYAEIMINQEYQPATPTFLNAGKKRSGELVSCFLDEIGDNLNGIGYAVDSAMKLSSIGGGVSFNISKIRARGEAIKGVEGRAGGVLPIMKIMEDTFSYANQLGQRPGAGAVYLNIFHSDIEEFLDCKKINVDEKVRIKSLSIGIIVPDKFMELAEKDEPCYLIYPHTVMQEYGKYLDELDMDEMYDELITNPNVKKKKINARHLLVKIAQTQKESGYPYIFFKENTNREHALNGIGKVKFSNLCTEIMQVSEVSDINIYGKEDTIRYGISCNLGSLNVATVMDNKRIKETVKTAMRALTVVTDVTNIEMVPSIAKANKELHSVGLGAMNLHGYLAKSFIMYESTEALDFANTFFMMMNYYSIEASMEIAKERGRTFVGFEKSAYADGTYFDKYLNRDYLPKTDKVKELFAGVHIPTVEDWDNLKAQVKEHGIYHAYRLAIAPNQSTSYIMNATASVMPIVDIIEVREYGDSTTYYPMPYLTNDNYFYFKSAYDMDQMKVLKLISVIQRHIDQGVSTILHTNSKDSTRDLAKYYIYAHKLGLKSLYYTRTRKSTIEECISCSA; from the coding sequence ATGATAGCAAACGAGGTAGCGAAAAATTGGATATTGCTTAACAACGAAATCATGATCAAACATGATGACGAGTTCAGCCTCCACAAAGATAAAGAGGCTGTACGCGCCTATTTCCTTGAATATGTAAATAAGAATACCGTATTCTTTTACACGTTGAAGGAAAAAGTAGATTATTTAATAGAAAACAACTATTACATTGATTTCTATGAATGGTTTACATTCGAGCAAATGGAAGAGGTTTACAATTATGTATTCGCTAAGAAATTCCGTTTCCAATCGTTCATGGCAGCGTTTAAATTCTTCCAAAGTTACGCCTTGCGCGACGACTCTGGCGAGAAGTTTTTAGAGCGCTATGAAGACCGCGTTGTTGCTGTATCTTTATTCTTGGCAAGAGAAGAGGGCGTACAGAAAGCTATTGAGTATGCAGAAATCATGATCAATCAAGAATATCAACCCGCTACCCCGACATTCTTGAACGCTGGAAAGAAACGTTCCGGCGAGTTGGTTTCCTGTTTCTTAGATGAAATTGGTGATAACTTAAACGGTATCGGCTATGCGGTAGATTCAGCAATGAAGCTTTCATCTATCGGTGGTGGTGTATCGTTCAACATCTCTAAGATTCGTGCTCGTGGTGAGGCTATCAAAGGTGTTGAGGGCCGTGCAGGCGGTGTATTGCCTATCATGAAGATCATGGAGGATACATTCTCTTACGCTAACCAATTAGGACAACGTCCGGGCGCAGGAGCTGTGTACTTAAATATTTTCCACTCGGATATCGAGGAGTTCTTAGACTGTAAGAAAATCAACGTAGACGAGAAAGTACGTATTAAATCATTGTCTATCGGTATCATCGTTCCTGATAAATTCATGGAATTGGCGGAGAAAGACGAGCCTTGCTACTTAATTTACCCACATACGGTAATGCAAGAGTATGGTAAATACCTAGACGAATTGGATATGGATGAGATGTACGATGAGCTGATCACCAATCCAAATGTTAAAAAGAAAAAAATCAATGCACGTCACTTATTAGTGAAGATTGCACAGACACAGAAAGAATCAGGATATCCATATATCTTCTTCAAGGAGAACACGAACCGCGAGCATGCTTTGAATGGCATTGGCAAGGTTAAATTCTCAAACTTGTGTACTGAGATTATGCAGGTTTCAGAAGTGTCGGATATTAATATCTACGGTAAAGAAGATACCATCCGTTATGGTATTTCCTGTAACCTAGGTTCTTTGAACGTAGCGACCGTTATGGACAACAAACGTATCAAGGAAACCGTAAAAACAGCGATGCGTGCATTGACAGTGGTTACTGACGTAACGAACATCGAGATGGTTCCATCGATTGCTAAAGCGAACAAAGAATTGCACTCTGTTGGTTTAGGAGCGATGAACTTACACGGTTATTTAGCGAAAAGCTTTATCATGTATGAATCTACTGAGGCATTAGACTTCGCGAATACATTCTTCATGATGATGAACTACTACTCTATCGAAGCTTCTATGGAGATTGCGAAAGAGCGCGGTAGAACATTCGTAGGCTTTGAGAAATCTGCTTATGCTGACGGAACATACTTCGACAAGTACTTAAACCGCGATTACTTACCAAAAACTGATAAAGTTAAAGAATTATTCGCTGGTGTTCATATCCCTACAGTTGAGGATTGGGACAACTTGAAAGCTCAGGTAAAAGAGCACGGTATCTACCATGCTTACCGCTTGGCGATCGCTCCAAACCAGTCGACTTCATACATCATGAATGCTACGGCTTCTGTGATGCCGATTGTAGATATCATTGAGGTAAGAGAGTATGGAGATAGTACAACCTACTACCCTATGCCTTACTTAACGAACGACAACTATTTCTACTTCAAGTCGGCTTATGACATGGATCAGATGAAAGTGTTGAAATTGATCTCGGTTATCCAACGTCATATTGACCAAGGGGTATCGACAATCCTTCACACGAATTCTAAGGATTCTACGCGCGACTTAGCGAAGTACTATATCTATGCGCATAAATTAGGATTGAAATCCTTGTATTACACAAGAACACGTAAATCTACGATTGAAGAGTGTATCTCTTGTTCGGCATAG